In Prescottella soli, a genomic segment contains:
- a CDS encoding adenosylmethionine--8-amino-7-oxononanoate transaminase codes for MPSDRIVQIDNAHLWHPYGAFPASTTPLVVESAQGARLTLADGTELVDGMSSWWSAVHGYRNPVLDAAVTDQLGRMSHVMFGGLTHAPAARLAELLVEITPDGLDKVFLADSGSVSVEVAVKMCLQFWRSKGRPEKHRLLTWRGGYHGDTFAPMSVCDPDGGMHSLWTDVLARQVFAPAPPRDFDPGYVAEFERLVVEHRDELAAIIVEPVVQGAGGMRFHHPDYLRELRRMCDEHELLLVFDEIATGFGRTGELFAADHAGLAPDVMCVGKALTGGYLTLAATLCTTPVAETISAGEGGGIMHGPTFMGNPMACAVAVAAVELLLSRDWRAEVAALNEGLRRGLAPARDVPGVADVRVLGGIGVIEIDRPVDMQTVTDAAVGAGVWLRPFRNLIYAMPPYVCTAEEVERIASGMVAAARSQSR; via the coding sequence ATCGTCCAGATCGACAACGCACACCTGTGGCACCCGTACGGCGCGTTCCCGGCCTCGACCACCCCGCTCGTCGTCGAGTCCGCGCAGGGTGCCCGATTGACGCTCGCCGACGGTACGGAGCTGGTCGACGGAATGAGCTCGTGGTGGTCGGCGGTGCACGGCTACCGCAACCCGGTGCTCGACGCCGCTGTCACCGACCAGTTGGGCCGGATGAGTCACGTGATGTTCGGCGGCCTCACCCACGCACCCGCGGCCCGGCTCGCGGAACTGCTCGTCGAGATCACGCCGGACGGGCTCGACAAGGTGTTCCTCGCGGACTCCGGCTCGGTGTCTGTCGAGGTCGCGGTCAAGATGTGCCTGCAGTTCTGGCGGAGCAAGGGCCGGCCGGAGAAGCACCGGCTGCTGACGTGGCGCGGCGGCTACCACGGCGACACGTTCGCACCGATGAGCGTGTGCGACCCCGACGGCGGCATGCACTCGCTGTGGACCGACGTCCTGGCCCGGCAGGTGTTCGCGCCCGCGCCGCCGCGGGACTTCGACCCGGGCTACGTCGCCGAGTTCGAGCGGCTCGTCGTCGAGCATCGCGACGAGCTGGCGGCGATCATCGTCGAACCCGTCGTCCAGGGCGCCGGCGGGATGCGCTTCCACCACCCCGACTACCTGCGGGAACTGCGGCGGATGTGCGACGAGCACGAGCTGCTGCTGGTGTTCGACGAGATCGCGACCGGGTTCGGGCGCACCGGGGAACTGTTCGCCGCGGACCACGCGGGCCTCGCCCCGGACGTGATGTGTGTCGGCAAGGCGCTCACCGGCGGGTATCTCACGCTCGCCGCGACCCTGTGCACGACGCCGGTCGCGGAGACGATCAGTGCGGGCGAGGGCGGCGGCATCATGCACGGCCCGACGTTCATGGGAAACCCGATGGCGTGCGCGGTGGCGGTCGCGGCGGTGGAGTTGCTGCTCTCGCGGGACTGGCGGGCCGAGGTCGCGGCGCTGAACGAGGGGCTCCGTCGTGGCCTGGCTCCGGCGCGGGACGTGCCCGGTGTGGCGGACGTCCGCGTCCTCGGCGGCATCGGCGTGATCGAAATCGACCGACCCGTCGACATGCAGACCGTGACCGACGCGGCCGTCGGCGCGGGCGTGTGGCTGCGCCCGTTCCGGAACCTGATCTACGCGATGCCGCCGTACGTATGCACCGCCGAGGAGGTCGAGCGGATCGCGTCCGGCATGGTCGCGGCCGCCCGCAGCCAGAGCCGGTGA
- a CDS encoding 8-amino-7-oxononanoate synthase, with protein MVLRVGTECDALGWLDDVETERRAAGLRRELRPRDASDPMIDLASNDYLGLVRHPEVVAGAVDAVRRWGGGSTGSRLVTGTTSDHELLERELADFVGAESGLVFASGYAANLGAVTALSGKGSLIVSDAGAHASLVDACRLSRARVVVAPHSDVEFLRRTLAERTEERALVLTDSVFSADGDLAPLVEMHRACREHGAVLLVDEAHGIGVRGRGGRGLVQEVGLAGEPDVVVTATLSKSLASQGGAVLASARVRAHLVDAARTFIFDTGLAPAAVGAARAALSVLIREPQRAAAVLDRARELARITGGGEPESAVVSVILGDPDVAFAAATACRERGLHAGCFRPPSVPEGTSRLRLTARATIDADEMARIESVLAEVLSDRRVEVSA; from the coding sequence ATCGTGCTGCGGGTGGGTACCGAATGCGATGCGCTGGGCTGGCTGGACGACGTCGAGACCGAACGGCGGGCGGCCGGCCTGCGGCGTGAGCTGCGGCCCCGGGACGCCTCGGATCCGATGATCGACCTCGCCTCCAACGACTACCTGGGCCTGGTGCGACACCCCGAGGTCGTCGCGGGCGCCGTCGACGCCGTCCGTCGCTGGGGCGGCGGATCCACCGGCTCGCGCCTGGTCACCGGGACGACGTCGGACCACGAACTGCTCGAACGCGAACTCGCCGACTTCGTCGGCGCCGAATCCGGCCTGGTGTTCGCGAGCGGGTACGCCGCCAACCTCGGTGCCGTGACCGCGCTTTCGGGCAAGGGCTCGCTGATCGTCTCCGACGCCGGTGCGCACGCGTCGCTGGTGGACGCCTGCCGGCTGTCGCGGGCGCGGGTCGTCGTCGCCCCGCATTCGGACGTCGAGTTCCTGCGGCGCACTCTCGCCGAGCGCACCGAAGAACGAGCGCTGGTGCTCACCGACTCGGTGTTCAGTGCCGACGGCGACCTGGCCCCGCTCGTCGAGATGCACCGTGCGTGCCGCGAGCACGGCGCCGTGCTCCTCGTCGACGAGGCGCACGGCATCGGGGTCCGCGGCCGCGGTGGTCGCGGGCTCGTCCAGGAGGTCGGCCTGGCCGGTGAGCCCGACGTCGTGGTGACCGCGACCCTGTCGAAGTCGCTGGCCAGCCAGGGCGGCGCGGTGCTCGCGTCGGCGAGGGTGCGCGCCCACCTCGTGGACGCCGCCCGCACCTTCATCTTCGACACCGGCCTCGCCCCGGCCGCGGTGGGCGCGGCGCGGGCGGCGCTGTCCGTGCTGATCCGGGAGCCGCAGCGGGCGGCCGCCGTGCTCGATCGGGCGCGCGAGCTGGCGCGTATCACCGGCGGAGGCGAGCCCGAGTCCGCGGTCGTGTCGGTGATCCTCGGCGACCCCGACGTCGCGTTCGCGGCGGCCACCGCGTGCCGTGAACGCGGCTTGCACGCGGGTTGCTTCCGACCGCCGTCGGTACCGGAGGGCACGTCGCGGCTGCGGCTGACGGCCCGCGCCACGATCGACGCCGACGAGATGGCGCGCATTGAATCCGTTCTGGCCGAGGTGCTTTCGGATCGACGGGTGGAGGTTTCGGCATGA
- the bioD gene encoding dethiobiotin synthase, producing the protein MSILVVSGTSTDVGKTVVTAALAAALRAAGRSVAVCKPAQTGVAPDEPGDLAEIARLSGVTATVELARYPEPLAPDTAARRAGMPMLTRAQVVAAARDLDAHHDVTLVEGAGGLLVRLGADGFTVRDVAADLDAPVVVVAAAGLGTLNHCALTAESLASAGVKCGGFVVGSWPEHPDLAARCNLDDLPAVTGAALVGRVPAGVAGPEVADFAEAATGWFEPEWLATVTG; encoded by the coding sequence ATGAGCATTCTCGTCGTGTCCGGCACGTCCACCGACGTCGGCAAGACCGTCGTCACCGCGGCGCTCGCGGCGGCGCTGCGAGCCGCGGGCCGGTCGGTCGCGGTGTGCAAGCCCGCGCAGACCGGTGTCGCGCCCGACGAGCCGGGGGACCTGGCGGAGATCGCGCGCCTGAGCGGCGTGACGGCGACCGTCGAACTGGCCCGTTATCCCGAGCCGCTCGCCCCCGACACCGCCGCGCGGCGCGCGGGGATGCCGATGTTGACCCGCGCCCAGGTGGTGGCGGCCGCGCGTGACCTCGACGCGCACCACGACGTGACGCTCGTCGAGGGCGCCGGCGGGCTGCTGGTCCGCCTCGGCGCCGACGGGTTCACGGTGCGCGATGTCGCTGCCGATCTCGACGCCCCCGTCGTCGTGGTGGCGGCCGCCGGGCTGGGCACCCTCAATCACTGCGCGCTCACCGCGGAGTCGCTCGCCTCTGCCGGCGTGAAGTGCGGCGGGTTCGTCGTCGGCTCGTGGCCGGAGCATCCGGACCTCGCGGCCCGGTGCAACCTCGACGACCTGCCCGCGGTCACGGGTGCCGCCCTCGTCGGGCGGGTGCCCGCTGGGGTGGCCGGTCCGGAGGTGGCGGATTTTGCGGAGGCCGCCACGGGCTGGTTCGAGCCCGAATGGCTCGCCACAGTGACCGGCTGA
- a CDS encoding fumarate reductase/succinate dehydrogenase flavoprotein subunit: MAEVERHSYDVVVIGAGGAGLRAVIEARERGLSVAVVCKSLFGKAHTVMAEGGCAAAMGNANSKDNWQVHFRDTMRGGKFLNNWRMAELHAREAPDRVWELETYGALFDRTEDGRISQRNFGGHTYPRLAHVGDRTGLELIRTMQQKIVSLQQEDFAETGDYEARVKVFAECTITDLLKDGDRIAGAFGYWRESGRFVLFEAPAIVMATGGIGKSFKVTSNSWEYTGDGHALALRAGANLINMEFVQFHPTGMVWPPSVKGILVTEGVRGDGGVLKNSDGDRFMFSYIPAVFKGQYAETEEEADRWYDDPDNNRRTPDLLPRDEVARAINSEVKAGRSTPHGGVYLDIASRMPADEIVRRLPSMHHQFKELADVDITKEQMEVGPTCHYVMGGIEVDPDTGSSTVPGLFAAGECSGGMHGSNRLGGNSLSDLLVFGRRAGLGAADYVQSLETRPAVADADVAVAARVSVAPFDPPASGAGENPYTLHTELQQTMNDLVGIIRKEEEVERAIAKLDEVKSRLPGVAVEGHRQFNPGWHLALDLRNMVLVSECVARAALMRTESRGGHTRDDYPNMDAQWRSTLLVCSTVPGDPALGDPAAVPDVIVTREPQLPMRPDLLALFDIDELGKYYTDAEIAGHPGRTT, translated from the coding sequence ATGGCCGAGGTCGAACGGCACAGCTACGACGTGGTGGTCATCGGCGCCGGCGGCGCCGGGCTGCGGGCGGTCATCGAGGCGCGCGAGCGGGGTCTGTCGGTGGCCGTGGTCTGCAAGTCGCTGTTCGGCAAGGCGCACACCGTCATGGCCGAGGGGGGCTGTGCGGCCGCGATGGGCAACGCGAACTCGAAGGACAACTGGCAGGTCCACTTCCGGGACACGATGCGTGGCGGCAAGTTCCTCAACAACTGGCGCATGGCCGAACTGCACGCGCGCGAGGCGCCCGACCGGGTCTGGGAACTCGAGACGTACGGCGCGCTGTTCGACCGCACCGAGGACGGCCGGATCAGCCAGCGCAACTTCGGCGGGCACACCTACCCGCGGCTCGCGCACGTCGGCGACCGGACCGGGCTCGAGCTGATCCGCACGATGCAGCAGAAGATCGTGTCGTTGCAGCAGGAGGACTTCGCCGAGACCGGCGACTACGAGGCGCGCGTGAAGGTGTTCGCCGAGTGCACCATCACCGATCTCCTCAAGGACGGCGACCGGATCGCGGGCGCGTTCGGGTACTGGCGCGAGTCGGGCCGGTTCGTGCTGTTCGAGGCGCCCGCCATCGTGATGGCGACCGGTGGCATCGGCAAGTCGTTCAAGGTGACCTCCAACTCCTGGGAGTACACCGGCGACGGGCACGCGCTCGCGCTGCGCGCCGGCGCGAACCTGATCAACATGGAGTTCGTCCAGTTCCATCCGACCGGCATGGTGTGGCCACCGAGCGTGAAGGGCATCCTCGTCACCGAGGGCGTCCGCGGGGACGGCGGTGTCCTCAAGAACTCCGACGGCGACCGGTTCATGTTCTCGTACATTCCTGCGGTCTTCAAAGGTCAGTACGCGGAGACGGAGGAGGAGGCCGACCGCTGGTACGACGACCCGGACAACAACCGGCGCACCCCGGACCTGTTGCCGCGCGACGAGGTGGCCCGGGCCATCAACTCCGAGGTCAAGGCTGGGCGCTCCACCCCGCACGGCGGGGTCTACCTGGACATCGCGTCCCGCATGCCGGCCGACGAGATCGTGCGGCGGCTGCCGTCGATGCATCACCAGTTCAAGGAACTCGCCGACGTCGACATCACGAAGGAGCAGATGGAGGTCGGCCCCACCTGTCACTACGTGATGGGCGGGATCGAGGTCGATCCGGACACCGGATCATCCACGGTGCCAGGTCTTTTCGCTGCGGGAGAATGCTCCGGCGGTATGCACGGGTCGAACCGGCTGGGCGGCAACTCGCTGTCCGACCTGCTCGTGTTCGGTCGCCGGGCCGGGTTGGGTGCGGCCGACTACGTGCAGTCGCTCGAGACGCGGCCGGCGGTCGCCGACGCCGACGTCGCGGTGGCCGCCCGGGTGTCCGTCGCGCCGTTCGACCCCCCGGCGTCGGGCGCCGGCGAGAACCCGTACACGCTGCACACCGAGTTGCAGCAGACGATGAACGACCTCGTCGGCATCATCCGGAAGGAGGAGGAGGTCGAACGGGCGATCGCGAAGCTCGACGAGGTGAAGTCGAGGCTGCCCGGCGTGGCGGTCGAGGGGCATCGGCAGTTCAACCCAGGATGGCACCTAGCGCTCGACCTGCGGAACATGGTGCTGGTCAGCGAATGCGTCGCGCGGGCCGCGCTCATGCGCACCGAGAGCCGCGGCGGCCACACCCGGGACGACTACCCGAACATGGACGCGCAGTGGCGCTCGACGCTGTTGGTGTGCAGCACGGTGCCCGGGGATCCGGCGCTGGGTGACCCCGCCGCGGTGCCCGACGTCATCGTCACCCGCGAGCCGCAGCTGCCGATGCGTCCGGATCTGTTGGCGCTGTTCGACATCGACGAGCTGGGGAAGTACTACACGGATGCCGAGATCGCGGGGCACCCGGGAAGGACGACCTGA
- a CDS encoding succinate dehydrogenase/fumarate reductase iron-sulfur subunit has protein sequence MGYDAKFKVWRGDASGGDLRDYTVEVNEGEVVLDIIHRIQATQSADLAVRWNCKAGKCGSCSAEINGRPRLMCMTRMSTFTEDETVTVTPMRTFPVIRDLVTDVSFNYVKAREIPSFTPPPGLAPGEYRMKQVDVERSQEFRKCIECFLCQNTCHVVRDHDENKEAFAGPRYLMRIAELEMHPLDTADRRDSAQDEFGLGLCNITKCCTDVCPEDIHITDNALIPMKERVADRRYDPVVWLGNKLFRRGGH, from the coding sequence ATGGGCTACGACGCGAAGTTCAAGGTGTGGCGCGGCGACGCGTCCGGTGGCGACCTGCGGGACTACACGGTCGAGGTCAACGAGGGCGAGGTCGTGCTCGACATCATTCACCGCATCCAGGCCACGCAGTCGGCGGACCTGGCGGTGCGGTGGAACTGCAAGGCCGGCAAGTGCGGTTCCTGCTCGGCCGAGATCAACGGTCGCCCCCGATTGATGTGCATGACGCGCATGTCGACGTTCACCGAGGACGAGACGGTCACGGTGACGCCCATGCGCACCTTCCCGGTCATCCGTGACCTCGTCACCGATGTGTCGTTCAACTACGTGAAGGCGCGCGAGATCCCCTCCTTCACGCCGCCGCCCGGGCTGGCCCCGGGGGAGTACCGGATGAAGCAGGTGGATGTGGAGCGCTCGCAGGAGTTCCGCAAGTGCATCGAATGCTTCCTGTGCCAGAACACGTGCCATGTGGTTCGTGACCACGATGAGAACAAGGAGGCGTTCGCCGGGCCGCGCTACCTGATGCGGATTGCGGAGCTGGAGATGCATCCATTGGACACTGCTGACCGCCGTGACTCCGCGCAGGACGAGTTCGGTCTCGGCCTGTGCAATATCACCAAGTGTTGCACCGACGTGTGCCCTGAGGACATCCACATCACCGACAACGCGCTGATCCCGATGAAGGAGCGAGTGGCGGACCGGCGATACGATCCGGTTGTGTGGTTGGGCAACAAACTCTTCCGGCGCGGTGGTCACTGA